The proteins below come from a single Leopardus geoffroyi isolate Oge1 chromosome D3, O.geoffroyi_Oge1_pat1.0, whole genome shotgun sequence genomic window:
- the RNF34 gene encoding E3 ubiquitin-protein ligase RNF34 isoform X1, which translates to MKAGATSMWASCCGLLNEVMGTGAVRGQQSGFAGGTGPFRFAPNSDFSTYPPAPTEGPNIVCKACGLSFSVFRKKHVCCDCKKDFCSVCSVLQDNLRRCSTCHLLQETAFQRPQLMRLKVKDLRQYLILRNIPIDTCREKEDLVDLVLCHRGLGSEDDLDTSSLNSSQSQTSSFFTHSFFSNYTAPSATVSSFQGELMGGDRTLASGALAQVQSEIASANTEEEEEEEEEDDDEDDEDDEDDDDEENLEERMPGLSKKRVRASLSDLSSLDEVEGMSVRQLKEILARNFVNYSGCCEKWELVEKVNRLYKENEENQKSSEGTEVQRSYNPGLIRRPLRSPQMPAERPSGSAVPAAPAVCCLSDGERLQLQDEEDDSLCRICMDAVIDCVLLECGHMVTCTKCGKRMSECPICRQYVVRAVHVFKS; encoded by the exons ATGAAG GCGGGTGCCACGTCTATGTGGGCTTCATGCTGTGGGCTGCTGAATGAAGTCATGGGAACTGGAGCTGTCCGGGGCCAGCAGTCAGGATTTGCAGGAGGCACCGGTCCATTCAGATTTGCACCAAACTCTGATTTTTCCACTTACCCACCAGCACCTACGGAAGGGCCTAATATAGTTTGCAAAGCCTGTGGACTTTCATTTTCAGTCTTTAGAAAGAAG CATGTGTGCTGTGACTGCAAGAAGGATTTTTGCTCCGTCTGTTCAGTCTTACAAGACAATCTCCGTAGATGTTCCACTTGTCACTTACTACAAGAGACGGCCTTTCAGCGCCCACAGTTAATGCGACTAAAAGTCAAGGATCTCCGGCAGTATCTCATTCTTCGCAACATCCCCATTGACACCTGTCGAGAGAAGGAAGACTTGGTAGATCTCGTTCTCTGCCACCGCGGGCTGGGCTCTGAGGACGACTTGGACACGAGCAGTCTGAATTCCTCACAGTCCCAGACTTCTAGCTTTTtcacacattcatttttttcaaactacACAGCCCCTTCTGCTACCGTGTCTTCGTTTCAGGGAGAGCTTATGGGTGGAGACCGGACCTTGGCATCTGGAGCGCTGGCACAG GTACAAAGTGAAATAGCTTCAGCAaacacagaagaagaagaagaagaagaagaagaagatgatgatgaagatgacgaagatgatgaggatgatgacGATGAAGAAAACTTGGAGGAGCGG ATGCCCGGCCTCTCCAAGAAGCGAGTGAGAGCTTCGCTCTCTGACCTGTCGAGCCTTGACGAGGTGGAAGGGATGAGCGTGCGGCAGCTGAAGGAGATCCTGGCTCGGAATTTTGTCAACTATTCTGGCTGTTGTGAGAAATGGGAGCTGGTAGAGAAAGTAAACCGGTTAtacaaagagaatgaagaaaaccaaaagtcat CAGAGggaactgaggtgcagagaagttACAACCCTGGGCTCATTCGACGGCCGCTGCGGTCACCCCAGATGCCTGCTGAGCGCCCGTCGGGCAGTGCGGTGCCTGCAGCCCCAGCTGTCTGTTGCCTTTCAGATGGTGAGCGGCTGCAGCTGCAGGATGAGGAAGATGACAGCCTGTGCCGTATCTGCATGGACGCCGTCATCGACTGTGTCCTGCTCGAGTGTGGGCACATGGTCACCTGCACCAAGTGTGGCAAGCGCATGAGCGAGTGTCCCATCTGCCGGCAGTACGTGGTGCGCGCCGTGCATGTGTTCAAGTCCTGA
- the RNF34 gene encoding E3 ubiquitin-protein ligase RNF34 isoform X3 has product MWASCCGLLNEVMGTGAVRGQQSGFAGGTGPFRFAPNSDFSTYPPAPTEGPNIVCKACGLSFSVFRKKHVCCDCKKDFCSVCSVLQDNLRRCSTCHLLQETAFQRPQLMRLKVKDLRQYLILRNIPIDTCREKEDLVDLVLCHRGLGSEDDLDTSSLNSSQSQTSSFFTHSFFSNYTAPSATVSSFQGELMGGDRTLASGALAQVQSEIASANTEEEEEEEEEDDDEDDEDDEDDDDEENLEERMPGLSKKRVRASLSDLSSLDEVEGMSVRQLKEILARNFVNYSGCCEKWELVEKVNRLYKENEENQKSYGERLQLQDEEDDSLCRICMDAVIDCVLLECGHMVTCTKCGKRMSECPICRQYVVRAVHVFKS; this is encoded by the exons ATGTGGGCTTCATGCTGTGGGCTGCTGAATGAAGTCATGGGAACTGGAGCTGTCCGGGGCCAGCAGTCAGGATTTGCAGGAGGCACCGGTCCATTCAGATTTGCACCAAACTCTGATTTTTCCACTTACCCACCAGCACCTACGGAAGGGCCTAATATAGTTTGCAAAGCCTGTGGACTTTCATTTTCAGTCTTTAGAAAGAAG CATGTGTGCTGTGACTGCAAGAAGGATTTTTGCTCCGTCTGTTCAGTCTTACAAGACAATCTCCGTAGATGTTCCACTTGTCACTTACTACAAGAGACGGCCTTTCAGCGCCCACAGTTAATGCGACTAAAAGTCAAGGATCTCCGGCAGTATCTCATTCTTCGCAACATCCCCATTGACACCTGTCGAGAGAAGGAAGACTTGGTAGATCTCGTTCTCTGCCACCGCGGGCTGGGCTCTGAGGACGACTTGGACACGAGCAGTCTGAATTCCTCACAGTCCCAGACTTCTAGCTTTTtcacacattcatttttttcaaactacACAGCCCCTTCTGCTACCGTGTCTTCGTTTCAGGGAGAGCTTATGGGTGGAGACCGGACCTTGGCATCTGGAGCGCTGGCACAG GTACAAAGTGAAATAGCTTCAGCAaacacagaagaagaagaagaagaagaagaagaagatgatgatgaagatgacgaagatgatgaggatgatgacGATGAAGAAAACTTGGAGGAGCGG ATGCCCGGCCTCTCCAAGAAGCGAGTGAGAGCTTCGCTCTCTGACCTGTCGAGCCTTGACGAGGTGGAAGGGATGAGCGTGCGGCAGCTGAAGGAGATCCTGGCTCGGAATTTTGTCAACTATTCTGGCTGTTGTGAGAAATGGGAGCTGGTAGAGAAAGTAAACCGGTTAtacaaagagaatgaagaaaaccaaaagtcat ATGGTGAGCGGCTGCAGCTGCAGGATGAGGAAGATGACAGCCTGTGCCGTATCTGCATGGACGCCGTCATCGACTGTGTCCTGCTCGAGTGTGGGCACATGGTCACCTGCACCAAGTGTGGCAAGCGCATGAGCGAGTGTCCCATCTGCCGGCAGTACGTGGTGCGCGCCGTGCATGTGTTCAAGTCCTGA
- the RNF34 gene encoding E3 ubiquitin-protein ligase RNF34 isoform X4, whose protein sequence is MKHVCCDCKKDFCSVCSVLQDNLRRCSTCHLLQETAFQRPQLMRLKVKDLRQYLILRNIPIDTCREKEDLVDLVLCHRGLGSEDDLDTSSLNSSQSQTSSFFTHSFFSNYTAPSATVSSFQGELMGGDRTLASGALAQVQSEIASANTEEEEEEEEEDDDEDDEDDEDDDDEENLEERMPGLSKKRVRASLSDLSSLDEVEGMSVRQLKEILARNFVNYSGCCEKWELVEKVNRLYKENEENQKSYGERLQLQDEEDDSLCRICMDAVIDCVLLECGHMVTCTKCGKRMSECPICRQYVVRAVHVFKS, encoded by the exons ATGAAG CATGTGTGCTGTGACTGCAAGAAGGATTTTTGCTCCGTCTGTTCAGTCTTACAAGACAATCTCCGTAGATGTTCCACTTGTCACTTACTACAAGAGACGGCCTTTCAGCGCCCACAGTTAATGCGACTAAAAGTCAAGGATCTCCGGCAGTATCTCATTCTTCGCAACATCCCCATTGACACCTGTCGAGAGAAGGAAGACTTGGTAGATCTCGTTCTCTGCCACCGCGGGCTGGGCTCTGAGGACGACTTGGACACGAGCAGTCTGAATTCCTCACAGTCCCAGACTTCTAGCTTTTtcacacattcatttttttcaaactacACAGCCCCTTCTGCTACCGTGTCTTCGTTTCAGGGAGAGCTTATGGGTGGAGACCGGACCTTGGCATCTGGAGCGCTGGCACAG GTACAAAGTGAAATAGCTTCAGCAaacacagaagaagaagaagaagaagaagaagaagatgatgatgaagatgacgaagatgatgaggatgatgacGATGAAGAAAACTTGGAGGAGCGG ATGCCCGGCCTCTCCAAGAAGCGAGTGAGAGCTTCGCTCTCTGACCTGTCGAGCCTTGACGAGGTGGAAGGGATGAGCGTGCGGCAGCTGAAGGAGATCCTGGCTCGGAATTTTGTCAACTATTCTGGCTGTTGTGAGAAATGGGAGCTGGTAGAGAAAGTAAACCGGTTAtacaaagagaatgaagaaaaccaaaagtcat ATGGTGAGCGGCTGCAGCTGCAGGATGAGGAAGATGACAGCCTGTGCCGTATCTGCATGGACGCCGTCATCGACTGTGTCCTGCTCGAGTGTGGGCACATGGTCACCTGCACCAAGTGTGGCAAGCGCATGAGCGAGTGTCCCATCTGCCGGCAGTACGTGGTGCGCGCCGTGCATGTGTTCAAGTCCTGA
- the RNF34 gene encoding E3 ubiquitin-protein ligase RNF34 isoform X2 yields the protein MKAGATSMWASCCGLLNEVMGTGAVRGQQSGFAGGTGPFRFAPNSDFSTYPPAPTEGPNIVCKACGLSFSVFRKKHVCCDCKKDFCSVCSVLQDNLRRCSTCHLLQETAFQRPQLMRLKVKDLRQYLILRNIPIDTCREKEDLVDLVLCHRGLGSEDDLDTSSLNSSQSQTSSFFTHSFFSNYTAPSATVSSFQGELMGGDRTLASGALAQVQSEIASANTEEEEEEEEEDDDEDDEDDEDDDDEENLEERMPGLSKKRVRASLSDLSSLDEVEGMSVRQLKEILARNFVNYSGCCEKWELVEKVNRLYKENEENQKSYGERLQLQDEEDDSLCRICMDAVIDCVLLECGHMVTCTKCGKRMSECPICRQYVVRAVHVFKS from the exons ATGAAG GCGGGTGCCACGTCTATGTGGGCTTCATGCTGTGGGCTGCTGAATGAAGTCATGGGAACTGGAGCTGTCCGGGGCCAGCAGTCAGGATTTGCAGGAGGCACCGGTCCATTCAGATTTGCACCAAACTCTGATTTTTCCACTTACCCACCAGCACCTACGGAAGGGCCTAATATAGTTTGCAAAGCCTGTGGACTTTCATTTTCAGTCTTTAGAAAGAAG CATGTGTGCTGTGACTGCAAGAAGGATTTTTGCTCCGTCTGTTCAGTCTTACAAGACAATCTCCGTAGATGTTCCACTTGTCACTTACTACAAGAGACGGCCTTTCAGCGCCCACAGTTAATGCGACTAAAAGTCAAGGATCTCCGGCAGTATCTCATTCTTCGCAACATCCCCATTGACACCTGTCGAGAGAAGGAAGACTTGGTAGATCTCGTTCTCTGCCACCGCGGGCTGGGCTCTGAGGACGACTTGGACACGAGCAGTCTGAATTCCTCACAGTCCCAGACTTCTAGCTTTTtcacacattcatttttttcaaactacACAGCCCCTTCTGCTACCGTGTCTTCGTTTCAGGGAGAGCTTATGGGTGGAGACCGGACCTTGGCATCTGGAGCGCTGGCACAG GTACAAAGTGAAATAGCTTCAGCAaacacagaagaagaagaagaagaagaagaagaagatgatgatgaagatgacgaagatgatgaggatgatgacGATGAAGAAAACTTGGAGGAGCGG ATGCCCGGCCTCTCCAAGAAGCGAGTGAGAGCTTCGCTCTCTGACCTGTCGAGCCTTGACGAGGTGGAAGGGATGAGCGTGCGGCAGCTGAAGGAGATCCTGGCTCGGAATTTTGTCAACTATTCTGGCTGTTGTGAGAAATGGGAGCTGGTAGAGAAAGTAAACCGGTTAtacaaagagaatgaagaaaaccaaaagtcat ATGGTGAGCGGCTGCAGCTGCAGGATGAGGAAGATGACAGCCTGTGCCGTATCTGCATGGACGCCGTCATCGACTGTGTCCTGCTCGAGTGTGGGCACATGGTCACCTGCACCAAGTGTGGCAAGCGCATGAGCGAGTGTCCCATCTGCCGGCAGTACGTGGTGCGCGCCGTGCATGTGTTCAAGTCCTGA